From Calliphora vicina chromosome 3, idCalVici1.1, whole genome shotgun sequence:
TAAAACCTTTACACGtgacattaacacagatttttttttacaatgtcATGACTCattcttcaaaataaataaaaaaaagttctttaaaaacttttttgttattacaaaaaaaaaaaccgaattATTACAGATTTAATTGAAGTATCTTCTTTACTTTATCTAAAGTTGCTGTTTGAAGCACTGTTCTAAAACATACTAAATCATTTGCAAGCTTCTCCAAATTATGTTTGCTGTCAACTTTTTAGCACATTGTAACAGTTGTACTAAATCAATTTAagtaaattgatttaaattgaataatatGATACAGTATCATGTTGTAGCGGCATAAATCCCTAACTACTTTAATAGAGTGCTGTGTATCTATGAGATAAACACTGGATTTTTTAACaagaaatgttatttaaataaaaaaatatgatatgtATAGGATGGATGATAtacttttttgctttaattctttgaattaatataaaaattaaacttacaaTACATGTTTGTGTTATTAATTTGTTACAAAAAGAACTTCCAActtattttccattttcttcTTCCGTTTTAATGCCAGCAGCAGCCTCAGGTTCATTGCTTTCTTCTTTCGATTTTTCCTCTAAATCGTGTTTAAGCTCTAGAGTTTCTTGCTCCATGGGTTCTTGTTTAGGTTCCTGTGGTTTTTCTGTTGTGTTTGTTtcaactttttctttattctcttGTTTCTTTTCAGTTTCTTCCGAGCTTTTCCTTTCGAATAGTACAATCATTTCAGTGTGTGTAGTGTGAGGAAACATGTCAACAGCTACGGCTGTTACTGGATAAAAGGGTTCACCTTTATATTGTTTCGATTCGGGACGGCCCAATTCGATCCAGTTACGTTGGGCCCTATGGGGATTACATGAAATGTATACCAAACGCTTAATGGCCGAGGCAGCTCGTATGGCCAGAATTGAGCGATTGTCTATAgaatatatttgtaaatttttaaattttgtaaccaaacattttattttcaaaataatttcgaagaaataattttcgatttcgaaaaaagtttacaaattattaaatatcggtttaaacaaattttttagaaatatttttatttaaaaaaataattttttcaaatttaatttaatagatttctgaccaagtttttaatttattgcaaaaatataaaaaaaaaataatttttccaatttttttttgaaaaaatttggaaataattttgattgaaattaaaactttgaatttaatacaaaaattttcgattccgattcaaaactataataaatttttttttccaaatttttaaatattttttttttttggaaaatttttattttgaaaaaaaaaattttaaatttcgaaaatatttttttttaatgttggtaaaattttctataataaaatttttttttaaatttttaaatattattttttggaaaatttttattttgaaaaaaaattaaaatttcgaaaatatttttataaaattttcgatttcgaaatttttgatttaatttgaaaaaaaagtttttaattttgcgcaaaaaaaattaataagacatttttaaaccaaaaccATTTCTCAATTTCCAACAGATTTTAGCTGAACTTTTCAATTtctgaagaaaaattaaaattttaaaagaaatttccaatttttagaaaaaaatttaaatttttagaagaaatttcaaaacttttaaattttcaaaattaaaaatcttaaatttcgaacaaaaattttaaatacttacgCAATCCCGCTCTTGGAGGATCCACAACTGCCACCAAATCCAAAGGCTCTCCCGGTGCAGTACCATACACCACCTCCTTCACCATCGACTGTATATAATCATCAGCATTGCCTGTATAAAACTTACAATTTGTAATACCATTCTTCTCGGCATTATACTCGGCATCCTTAATGGCATCTGGTATGATTTCCACACCCAAAACCTGTTTACAGTGTTTCGAAAAAGCCAAAGCTATGGTACCGGTGCCACAGCAAATATCTAAAACTGTAGAGTGAGCTTTAGGTGCCGCCAAATCAATggcattttgatataaaacatTGGCACTGGCTGTGTTAATTTGAAAGAAGGCCAAGGGACTTATTCTAAATTCCAAATCTTGTATGGAATCTCTTATGTGTGTGGTACCCGATAAATGTGTGACCGGTGATACCATTTGTCCCACTTCGCGATGTTTAACATCTTGATAATACAAAGAGGTGCATTTGTATTCTTTACCCTCATCCTCCTCGTCCTTGTAGGATAAGTTTTCATAGTATTctattaactcttttttaactTGTTGCAATTCCTCCTCTGTCAAATTGGAGGTGTAGAGGCCTGGTACCAGCATAAGTTCATGGGTGAGCTTGGAAGTGCGCACCATTATTTGCCGGAAATGGCCAGCATTGCCCTCGGGATTGAAAGGTTCAAACTTGGATTGTTTGACAAAATCTTGGAACGATTTTGCCGCCCATTTGGCTGCCTTGGGAATGTGTGGCAAAGACTCTACTTCCGCTACTTCCACTGAACCATCAGCATAACTGCCTAGGCGGAAACCTACCACAATATCACCATTACTATTTTTACCCACCGTAAATTCATTCTTATTGCGATAACCGTCTATTTGAGGGGAGGCTAAAGCACCTTCATATTTGAAATTCTGTAAATAGGGTTTGGCATCTcggttgatttttttcaaatcttgAGTAAACTTTTTGATAAGCTCTTCCATTTcgtaatatttcttttttagttGCTCTTCATAGCTTAAGTGGGCCAAGGGACAAGTGGCATCGGCAGAAGTGCGTTGTTTTTTGTTGTCGCCAGCACGTCCTTCGTCAGCTTGGCCATCTTCTTTCCTTTTCCTTTGCAAGGGATCGGCAGATGCCTTGGCCACCTGAAATTGTCAAATAAGGAAGTATTACAGATTATTTAAATTGATTATTAGATTAAGTAAAACTTACCGTGGCTTGCAAGACTTTGCCCTTCCATTTGTAGCCATTTAACAGTTGTATGGCTTTTTCCTGATCTTCCTGACTGCGAAAGCATACAAAAGCGAATTCTTTGCGCAAGGGAGATTTCACTTTGGCCATATCCAACTTCAGTTTGTTTTTCAGCAACTTTTTAAATtcctaaacaaaattttaaaacctaTAAATTGTATtcttcaaaacttaaatttaaaaaaaacttactccTATGCCAAAGTAGCCCAAATTCCGCACTtcaattttgtatatttctGAAGTAAATTCATTGCGCTGCAAGTAGCCAAATTCCTTGCCGGTCTCCTCCTCTTCCTTTTCTTTAGTTTCTTCAGTGGCAATTTTCTCTGTTGTAGTTTCTTTTACTTCTTCATTTTTTTGTTCTGTGTTGACCACTTCTGCCTCAGCCTCCACTTGTTTCACTTCTTGTGGCTCTGggtccatttttattttaataaatgttatacaatttatagaaatgtgaacaatttgtgaaattattaaaaatctttgTGACAAAATATGATGAACAACACGTGTCAAAATGTTGAATGTTTAGAAAAAGCGGGtgaaaacaaaataacgaaAACGATAGTGTTACCAATACGATTTACATATATATCAGGGATGGAAAAGTTGATGCAttcttacttttatttttaatactattcCATATTAATGAGTACCAGAGCTCAAGATTTATTTGattctttaaacattttcagtttaaagtatgtataagaatattttctataaaaaaatcttgtgtataacattatttttatagtacTCCGAGTTTGGAAAAACTacaatttgaatattatttttataccgaaCAAAATTCTCATTTTCCAATATAATCGcttaaatttggaataaataaaaacaacgaacaataaaaaatttacaaatttaaatataaaaaatttcactaatcattttcattaatttttattatatcgaCGATTTATTATCGGTTTTTATCATACAATAATTGACAGAtggaatcaaaaaatttaattttccaaactaatataaaagtttaatacattttaagcCAAACTAAGTCGGAAAGTAATATGAGGTGAATAAAATTTCTTAGCTCATAATGTTActcaaaattttatcaaataaataaaaattttgacaaaattaaaacaaataaatagaaaatgtgATAAAATATGTTggtaatttgtattattttacatTAACTTGTTTTTGAATCCCTAATAAAACGCAAATATAGTTATACAGGCTGACAACCGTATAATTTGTTgatatgtattttgaattttctagacAATTTGTcagaaatcaaaaaataattaatttgacaCACCATTATTATAGAATTTTCTCACCATAGTACTTTATTGAAAGCGTGTGCCAAACGGTAGCACACGCTTTCAATATCAAAggaatttgtatattaaaaatacaatagacaaaaacttttaatttcaaatttgtcGTCAGAAACCTTTACTATATAACGCCTACTATGACAACAAACAACATCTAGTTGGCAACGCATTTCATAGAATCCCCAATCTGGCAACACACAATCGTACAATTGTCAAAACCGGCTGAGTGTTGTGcagaattttttgcaaaaattttaacgcTGATCTgcgaaaaagaaaataattcttttattatatttactttGACAGACGTAAaggaaaaatttacacaaaagtCTATAAATAATACCAACAAAAGCCATGCCTCAAATGCCATTACCTCCTTTGGCCCAGGTAAGTCGTactggcaaaaaaaataaaattctagaaTAGCAAAGATTTCTTTGTTGTCTTaccacaaatttgtttattgtttgttaACCTTTTTGGATTGCATTAATAGAATGCTATCGAACCGATGCAAGTTGATGCCCCAATGGAGGATAACGACAACAACGAGGAGCATCAATTAGTTGTTGAGAATCCCACATTGGATTTAGAGGTCTATGCCAATTCGTATGTGGGCTTGGCCCGGTTGTATAGAATGATATTTGTAGCTGATGTGTGCCCCTCATTGCGTTTGGAAGCCTTAAAAATGGCCATTAACTATGTCATGACCACCTACAATGTGACCATGTATCaagttttgcataaaaaaatgAATGATGTGTATGTCAGCACAAATGGTGGTGGCGGAGCCGGTGGTGTTGGTGGCAATGGTGGTGCGGGTGGAGGAGGTGCTGCTGGTGGTCTGCCTGATATAGCTGCTCAACCGGTCGTGGCTGGCCAGGCTCAAGACTTGCCGGTATTCGATCAGAACTGGGTGGAAAGTAAGAGCAAAAAAGCTGCCCTTAAACTGGAAAAACTTGACTCAGACCTCAAGAACTTTAAATCGAGTTCTATTAAGGAGAGCATACGCCGAGGTCATGATGATTTGGGTGATCATTATCTAAGTTGTGGTGATTTGTCCAATGCCCTCAAATGTTATTCCCGTGCTAGAGATTATTGCACCAGTGGCAAGGACGTGGTCAACATGTGCTTGAATGTCATCAAGGTGTCGTTGTATTTGCAGAATTGGTCACATGTGCTGAGCTATGTGTCCAAGGCAGAGAGTACACCGGACTTTAACGAATGTTCTAAGGACGCAAATCAGGTGGGATTACTTTTTATTAACATtcgaattattatatttttttttattaatttattaaattttaggcTGTTCTAACACGTCTAAAGTGTGCGGCTGGCTTGGCCGAATtgcaaaccaaaaaatataaatcggcTGCCAAACATTTTCTGTTGGCCAACTTTGATCATTGTGATTTTCCCGAAATGATATCTCCCAACAATGTCGCCATGTATGGGGGTCTCTGCGCTCTGGCCACCTTCGATCGTCAAGAGCTGCAAAAAAATGTCATCTCTTCTAGCTCATTTAAGCTCTTCCTAGAACTAGAGCCCCAACTAAGAGATattgtttttaagttttacGAGTCTAAATATGGTTCATGTCTAAAGTTGCTCGACGAAATCCGTGACAATCTATTGCTGGACATGTACATAGCACCCCATGTCAATACATTGTATACAAAGATTAGGAACCGTGCTTTGATTCAATATTTTAGTCCCTACCTTTCTGCCGATATGCGCAAAATGGCCACTGCCTTTAATCGCACCGTCGAGGCATTGGAGAACGAGGTGATGCAGCTGATTTTGGAGGGACAAATTCAAGCTCGCATTGACTCgcacaataaaatattgtacgCCAAGGAGACTGATCAACGTAGCAGTACTTTTGAACGGGCCATTTCCATGGGCAAGAAATATCAAAGACGTTCACGCATGTTGGTTTTAAGAGCCGCCATACTCAAAAGTAATATACATGTTAAGGTGGGTAAATAtctaattgaaatataattaacagatttacaaaaaaaaaaaaaacgaaattataTGATTTCAGAGCATACCTCGTGAACACACCGACTTGTGTGTTGCTGCTGGTTCAAGTACTCCTACAACAGCTagaatttaaagttaattatatGTTCGTCGTTTGCTCCTACTCACTGATCCTGAGGATAttgtttgaaagaaaaattcattatacatttgCATAACAACTTTACTTTTATTGTGTATTCTAATTCTGTTGCGATTTAAAAAATtcctccattttttttaaaaaaaaaagatgaaagtgtttttttttgagttaaaaaaaatatattgtttttcataTTGAGGTAAGTAAAGTTCTATATTTAGTTAAATAAGTTGtgactaaaaaaatattttttactcagTTGGGTTAGATTTAGGTCTTGATATAATTTTGTATGTGGTAAGGGCAAGCGCGGATCCAAAGGGGGTGAATAGGAAATTCcctcccccaaaaaaaaaaccgaaaagttttcatataaaaaaggaataagaagaaaaatttaGAACAAGTTTATGTATAATACgtcacagccaaatatagctcccttacttgtttttaaatgtcttttattgaaaacaaaaatatattgcatTTGCAAATACATAAAACATTTGCATGTTTCTTATCCAATATCcccaataaatttataaattgacactttttttaacTGCTATAATTTTccaatgaaaatattaataaaaatacactGTAAACATATTCCTTTGATGGCTAACAAATCCAAAACTTACCGCCTATTATTATTATAGTGATCCCGACGGCGGGGAGATCGGCTGCGTCTTATCTCACGTCTTTCATCTTTTTTGTGGCCATTTCTTTCTTGCGATCTAGAACGTTGCCTTTCCCGTGAGCGTGAACGCCTTCTCACTGTGCGATCTCTTGACCTAGAACGCGATCTATTGCGTTTGTCtgcttcataagttttcttatCATTGCGCATTTTATCTTTCTTTCGTTTGTTAGTACTTTCTGTGCACGACGACTCATCTGAAGAAGATGAAGAGTCATCTGAAGGCGTCGAAGATTCTGATTTACTGcgtgattttttatgttttttgtcttttttcttAGCTTGTTTTTTACGTTTATCCTCCTCTGAATCACTGTTATTCTCATGCTTCTTGGATTTTTTCTTagactttttatgttttttaattttgccatCTTTACTTTTCTTAAgcttttcaattttttccaatttcttgaGCAGCTTTAATTTCTGTTCCTTGCTTAAGGATTTCAAGAATGCTTTTTCCGGATTTCCCTCTTTATTCATTTGGTCGTCAGCATCCTCCGGGTCACTAGGCACCAGAGCATGCCGTTGATTGGTGCTATTTTGCAACTCCATGGCTGAACGTTTCATCATTAGACCATCACCTTTCATTTGTTCTTCCAGTACATTTTTCTCCATTATGTCAGCCGCCTCTGCCTCTGAATGCAGTTTACGAGCTTCACTCATGGATATGCTGTACATGGTACATTCCTTGTCTGTGTTAATATGGCCCCACTTGTGGCACTTTATACAGCGTACATTACGTACTTGTATGCCAAAAGGTTGATCTCTAATTTCCGTGTCACCCTTACAGTAAGACTCACGTGGAGCGTTATATTTGCGCTGCCACTCAAATTTGTATTCCGGTTCATTGTCATCTTTTTCGCGATCCTTTCTCACGCCCGGCGGCGGTTCATACATGAAATTAACACTCAATTTGTCCTTGCTCTCCTTGCTAAGCATGGCCTTGTTCTCATGCAAATTCTGTTCCTTTTCATATTGATTACGCAGCTCTTCCTGTTTCTTTTTGTAGGCCTCAGCTTGCTGTTCAGCCATCCATACCTGTTTGATGGAAGGTAGAGTAAAAACTTTAGtagatgtttattgtttttagaGAAACACACTTACCCTTTTCAGATTATCCCTGGAGGCAGGATGGAAGAACTTTTTACACATGTAATTGTTAAAACCTTtacccattttttaatattattggttttattttttactaaaaattagttttcgtAGATTTTTTACAAACGTTTGTATcgataaagaaaaatataaaaacaaagtaaaaaaatggTGAGTGCGTCTCTTACAATCAGCTGTCAGTTAATATAATTATAGTTGGCAACgcggaaaacaatttttttatgaggGGCCATATTTAGgcgtttttataaatttaaactaactaaaatattattttgattacTAAACCTATAATGTTTTATGCAAAATTAGCTAAATTAAAGTTTGTATACTAAGCTATTATTATAGACACTGtagatatttaatgatagacatttcaaagacctttccaacgacgtatataacatagagaatatacatagagcggaaactttgctgtcaaagacctaactcagttgtcagaaacctggtgagaatgtattagtaggaAAAaccccagcgggaaaaagatgcagtaaagaggccttcctaaaggccttcttttgcagacacaaggacttctagccgcattgcaaaatcatttcaattttacacggcgtgtcattgcgagccaaggccttgcacactcgctgctgttggagggctgagagaaggcctacttaggaAGGGCTACTAGAAGGCCTACTTTGCAAGGGCTTATATAAGGCCTAATTGGGAAGAGCTATTagaaggtctactttggaagggctattagaaggtctactttggaagggctatACAAAAACCTGTTATTACTGATCTAATGAAAGGCCTGTAGAGGAATGAAATATGGAATGCCTAGTAAGGTAGAACTATTGCAAAGTCTTGTGGAAGAGCTACATGAGAAGGCATAATAAAGTgcctaaaagagaaaaaaagcaTTAGAAATTAGGCATCAAAGGACGGCCTATGAAAAGTCgtacattttaaagttttatagaacgtctaccatggaagacctatttaaagtcttattagaagatctgaaataagaataagaattaaaatcaagttgtttgtttaattttttgaaacatgataatttctgattacatacttaaaaagcaacaaaaataaataagaagccacatcaagcaatttattgttgtaaattttgtaaagagagttaatcaaagagatgcagagtattttattttttgatggagactatttttatttaaccacaTGTTATTAGAAGGGAATTCATAGGCCTTCTTGAACatcttctaagagcaggcagtgtggaattagtatcggatcttttagaatgtgtaagtatgccttttagaaggcctacaaactgaagtcctataattttttcccgctgggactatgtgaaaacaaaaacatcacTCGTAAGTGTgaatattttgagtaatttttttgtttgagtttttttctagtttccgctctatgtttctctatggtataTAATACCATAGAAATTCGGACAAACAATGGgccaaaatcaggaaaaatattttttaatacaaatttttttcaaactacaattttttaataccaaaaatagtttttcaccTGAAAATATTTCAGGAAATTCaaccaaaattgttttatattc
This genomic window contains:
- the CSN1b gene encoding COP9 signalosome complex subunit 1b, which translates into the protein MPQMPLPPLAQNAIEPMQVDAPMEDNDNNEEHQLVVENPTLDLEVYANSYVGLARLYRMIFVADVCPSLRLEALKMAINYVMTTYNVTMYQVLHKKMNDVYVSTNGGGGAGGVGGNGGAGGGGAAGGLPDIAAQPVVAGQAQDLPVFDQNWVESKSKKAALKLEKLDSDLKNFKSSSIKESIRRGHDDLGDHYLSCGDLSNALKCYSRARDYCTSGKDVVNMCLNVIKVSLYLQNWSHVLSYVSKAESTPDFNECSKDANQAVLTRLKCAAGLAELQTKKYKSAAKHFLLANFDHCDFPEMISPNNVAMYGGLCALATFDRQELQKNVISSSSFKLFLELEPQLRDIVFKFYESKYGSCLKLLDEIRDNLLLDMYIAPHVNTLYTKIRNRALIQYFSPYLSADMRKMATAFNRTVEALENEVMQLILEGQIQARIDSHNKILYAKETDQRSSTFERAISMGKKYQRRSRMLVLRAAILKSNIHVKSIPREHTDLCVAAGSSTPTTARI
- the LOC135953486 gene encoding tRNA (uracil-5-)-methyltransferase homolog A — encoded protein: MDPEPQEVKQVEAEAEVVNTEQKNEEVKETTTEKIATEETKEKEEEETGKEFGYLQRNEFTSEIYKIEVRNLGYFGIGEFKKLLKNKLKLDMAKVKSPLRKEFAFVCFRSQEDQEKAIQLLNGYKWKGKVLQATVAKASADPLQRKRKEDGQADEGRAGDNKKQRTSADATCPLAHLSYEEQLKKKYYEMEELIKKFTQDLKKINRDAKPYLQNFKYEGALASPQIDGYRNKNEFTVGKNSNGDIVVGFRLGSYADGSVEVAEVESLPHIPKAAKWAAKSFQDFVKQSKFEPFNPEGNAGHFRQIMVRTSKLTHELMLVPGLYTSNLTEEELQQVKKELIEYYENLSYKDEEDEGKEYKCTSLYYQDVKHREVGQMVSPVTHLSGTTHIRDSIQDLEFRISPLAFFQINTASANVLYQNAIDLAAPKAHSTVLDICCGTGTIALAFSKHCKQVLGVEIIPDAIKDAEYNAEKNGITNCKFYTGNADDYIQSMVKEVVYGTAPGEPLDLVAVVDPPRAGLHNRSILAIRAASAIKRLVYISCNPHRAQRNWIELGRPESKQYKGEPFYPVTAVAVDMFPHTTHTEMIVLFERKSSEETEKKQENKEKVETNTTEKPQEPKQEPMEQETLELKHDLEEKSKEESNEPEAAAGIKTEEENGK
- the LOC135953487 gene encoding corepressor interacting with RBPJ 1, producing the protein MGKGFNNYMCKKFFHPASRDNLKRVWMAEQQAEAYKKKQEELRNQYEKEQNLHENKAMLSKESKDKLSVNFMYEPPPGVRKDREKDDNEPEYKFEWQRKYNAPRESYCKGDTEIRDQPFGIQVRNVRCIKCHKWGHINTDKECTMYSISMSEARKLHSEAEAADIMEKNVLEEQMKGDGLMMKRSAMELQNSTNQRHALVPSDPEDADDQMNKEGNPEKAFLKSLSKEQKLKLLKKLEKIEKLKKSKDGKIKKHKKSKKKSKKHENNSDSEEDKRKKQAKKKDKKHKKSRSKSESSTPSDDSSSSSDESSCTESTNKRKKDKMRNDKKTYEADKRNRSRSRSRDRTVRRRSRSRERQRSRSQERNGHKKDERREIRRSRSPRRRDHYNNNRR